Within Cyprinus carpio isolate SPL01 chromosome A11, ASM1834038v1, whole genome shotgun sequence, the genomic segment CATCTACTCCCGATATGGAAGTGAGGAGGCCCTGTCCTCCACCATGGGAGTGATGATGGCCCTGGTGTCCTTCGTTCAAAGTGGAGACAACATCATTCGTTCGGTCTACTCCGGTAAGTGACTTCTGAATTATTGGCTCAAAGactccataaaaataaaaaaaatgcttcctTTAATAACTCATTTACTCATAAATGTGCAtctaaaatgttcagtttttctCCTTTTggaaaacatctaaaaaatattGATGACCAGACTTGCACTCAAGGGTGTTTGAAATCAAATTCTCTCTAAAACGTGAAAGCTCCGACCCTCTTATATCCTGTGACATAGCAACTCAAGTATCTGAAgtgttaaattaaattcaaaattttttttcctttttaatgaatttggatgaacaattaattattatttcattaatactTTGCAGAAAAACCCAatttaccagtttttttttttttataagccgTCTTctattctataaaatattttatgtaacagGGAAAACTtttatgttcaaatgtttgatttgtcagattttaaatgtttatgaaaaatcTCTTAcactcaacaaggctgcatttatttgatcaaaagtaaaatagtaatattgtaaaatattataacagtttaaaaaagctttttctattttaattattttaaattgcaaattattcttgagatggcaaagctgaattttcagcatcattattccagtcttcagtgtcacatgaaaattcaaaaatcaaaacaatattattaaaacagctcaagaaacaaaatgttgaaaacagttgtgctgctaaatatttttgtggaaacaatgataaatttttttttttttaggattcttcgatgaatagaaaaaaaagcatttattttaaatagaaaacttaacattttaaatgtctttactgcctcCAAATCATTGAATGGTTGAGtatattgtttacatttgtacaattacatacactttaaaaacaacacattcgTTACATACCCAAAATGACATTAAACACTACTCTTTTCCTCCCCTTATATACCATCACACATTAGCACACATTCATGTAGTAATCATGCTTAAATGACTTTAAACAGGATTCTTTGCTTCTGTTTTTCTCCCCTGATAGATGAGCACACAGTTGTGTTCATGCAGCTGGGTCCTCTGGTGCTGGTGTCCGTCTCCAGCAGCCGTCAATCAGAGCAGCAGCTCCGTAACGAACTGCTCTACGTCTACAACCAGATCATCAGCATGCTCACACAGGCCAGCATCACCCGCATCTTCGAGCACAAGAAGAACTATGACCTGCGTCGTCTGCTGGCCGGCTCGGAGAAGATTCTCGACGGCCTCCTTAACCTCGTGGATTCAGACCCCAGCTTCCTACTCTCCGCCGTGCACTGTCTCCCCTTGGCCTCGTCTCTCAGGGACTCCCTCAGTCAGATTCTCCAGAAGGCCATCACGCCTAACCTGGTCTTCTCCATCCTCATAGCCAAGAACCAGCTGCTCACCATAGTGCAAGAAAAGATGGTCATTGACGAGGCGCGACTGGAGCCTGCTGACCTCCACCTCCTGCTGAACCTCATCGGGGCCTCGTCCGCCTTCCAGGCTGGGGAGATCTGGACGCCCATCTGCCTGCCCAGTTTTAACCCTGACTGTTACTTTTATGCGTACATCTCGTATCTGGACCCTCCTGAATGCACTGTTTGTCTGGTTCTTCTCTCTACCGATAAAGAGGCGTTTTATTCGGTGGCCGAGTGTAAGAGGAAGATCGAGGAGGCTATGCAAATGCAGAATGCGCTCAACTCCATAGCGAAAGCTCACTCGTACAGCGTTAGTCAGGTGGGAGTATCTGACCTCAGACATTTCATGTACAAGCCTTTTGATGTGCCTGACAACCATCGCCAGCTAACACAGTTCACCAGGTGAGTCTTTGAGAGTCTCACAAACCTGTCCAGCTCTCATTTCATcccaaaagaaaaaagtaagaaatcatataacatattttcaggattctttgatgaattaaaagtattaaaagcaACAGAATTCTtgcaaaaagtattaaaagcaaCAGAAttatgaatagaaggttcaaaaattctgaagttattattatattaaaaatacaaggGATGTTCTAATAAGCTTTTATGTTATGGCTGATAACAGATAAATGCAGATATTAAAGTGACTATACTattttgtccaaataaataattaaaaaataaaacactgaaagtaTGTTTAGGGGGAATATGTGCTTAGGTGTCATAAAATAGTGTTACAATGTAAAaagtattaacttttttaatgcaagagataatttatttttttccttgatTATGAGATTAACGCACATATTTAACCCTCTGCTTGTGAACacttttgttattaaataaatgtattgtatgcaCTGTGATGCAGTATTTTgataattaactaaaacttaaatgattAATAGCAGtttacattatttgaaatagagatgAAAGATGAGATtcttaaaagaaaattagaattgttgccttggcaactaactgaaaagaattgaagtactaaaataacttttaaaagtaaattaaggTTAATTGAAAAGAATGTAAAActgataaacaagaaaaaatggaaaataaaagcgaagtcaaattattaataaatactatatgtaaacaatacaataacaactGCTGATGTTTTAGTTGTGTTTTCAATTtgcaacttttaaaatgtatttaaagttttatttttgctgaATAGGAGATAAAGTCTTTCACTATGGCTGACTTCGTGATGTTAGATTTTTCCTCAGCATCTTCATTACCAACGTTTGAACAGTATCTGTAAGATTAATATTTTCACTGTAAACCTGAGCTCATGCTCACACATATTTTCCAAATGAATGTCACAGAGGACAGTAATTGAAAGCATGTTTTCTTAATTCATCCTATTGATTGATGCCCACAGACTGCATTGGTTTTATTGAAAGTGCTCTGTTTGTCATAAGATGTGTGGTACAGTGTAGGGCCACTAATATAATTTCTGAAAACATTGATGAATGACATACAGAAATGAGATCTAACGCACATAACCACCTTTGTTTTCCTCTCTGTCTCATGGGTTTCCCGCAGCCCAGAGATGGAAGCCCCTTACAGCAGTGAGGAGGAGCAGATGAGACTCCTGGACCTGTACAGAGACATGCACGGCCGAATCCACAGTACCTCACGCCCCCTCAAGCTCATCTACCACGTGGCCGAACGTGAGACTCTGCTGGCCTGGGTATGTGAATAGTAACTGCTGTCACATGCATCTGTTCTCAGTTCGCAAAACATGTTGATGCTGTGCTTTTTATCTCGCCTGGCGCTTTCACAAGCTCTCCGCGCAGACCTTAAAAGATCAAGTTACCTTCAAGTCCTCTGAGCAGCAGTCAAAATTTGCAAATGAGGATCCTCTTGACCTTGCACCAAATGGAGTCGCTTTGTGATTGATTATTAGGTGGCATTCTTTATAATTTTCTCAGGTTAATTACGTGTTGCCCAAAgcaatttcactcaaaaatgaaaatttgctgaaagtgtactcaccctcagaccatccaaaatatagatgagtttgtttcttcattagaacaaatttggagaaatttagcattgttCACCAATGGctctctctgcagtgaatgggtgccatcagaatgagagtccaaaacagctgataaaaacatcacaagtcaACCACACGACGCCAGTCCATCAGTTAgcttcttgtgaagtgaaaagctgcttgtttctCGGAAACAAGTCTATCAAGtggtttttaacttaaaactgttgcttaatgatcaagcaccatttacaaacaAATTCTGTTTACAAGAAATATGTAGCTCAAGCACCAATTACAAATGATAACAACTAAATGAATTTGATTCTTATACTTCACAAGAttttaattgatagactggagtggtgtgggttacttgtggattattgtgatgtttttatcagctgtgtgcgctctcattatgacggcacccattcactgcagaggatccattgttgagcaagtgatgtaatgctaattttctctaaatctgtttaggcgaagaaacaaactcatcgacATCTTCGATtgcctgagtgtgagtaaattttctgcaaatttggggtgaactattcctttaatttctcATTCCAGGTCACGAGTAAATTTGAGTTGTATACATGCTTCAGCCCCCTTGTCACAAAAAACTGTGCCATCAATGCCATCACTAAACTACTGCGCTGGATCAAGAAGGAGGAAGACCGTCTGTTTATCCGATACCCTCCAAAATACTCCACCACCCCCAACCCCAGTAAGAGCTCTAAAGCAGGTAAGAGTCCACTTGAATCAGATTATGATTTCTTGGTCATTTACAAGATTCCCTCCATCACCTGACCACCTGCATTGATTTGCTTTCAGATGCACACTGACCAGACCGACTTAAAATGGCAGGACGTGCATCTCTGCATTCGAACTTAACTCAGTTTAGTAATGTAATGGAGATGATTCAACCAAATGATTCTAATCTGCCATGGGGTAATAAATTACGTAaagctgctgtttttgttttttgactatTTGACAGACACATCGTGGACTGGATCTAATTTTATATGGAAGAATCACATTTTGTGAACTTTATAAACTCTTTTATTCCAGAACAGAACATTTTGAGCTTTACGTAGCAAAAGGCCCAATGAAATGTGGATTTTTCTCCTTCTCAACTGGTGGCAGTGAACAATTACTGAGGCTATAACTGGATTGTTTTACTTTATAGAAAAATGCTTATGGACATTTAATTGCATAAATTAGAAGGTTTATGGTACAAAATGAAAAGATCAAATTTGGTTAATGAAGAAGATGAGCTGTTCTTTCTGACAAAGTCTCTAATTTAGCATGGCTGGCTGGACTGGAGCTGTGCATTGTCACACTGCACATTTGTTCATTGTACTTGTGATATATTCTTTTAAAGGTTTCCTTTGACTTTTTGTCTTATATGGTTTGCGACTTGAAACCAAACAGACCAAACCTTGCtccattttaattaaagaaaataacatgATCTGAAACAGAAGatcataaaattatgtttttactatgattaatgttcttttatttctgttttggttAGGTTACTGCACAAAACGTGTGGCTTagtgttatatatatttgtttgtttgctgtttgaCATGCCAATCATGAATTGTGACATTTCTCTGCCATGTGTACTATGACGTCATATCTAATAATATCAAAACCACCAAAATATGTTGGATTTAAACCACTGGGCATAACAGGAAAATCCTTGTTGTATGATATTTAGAGAactacatggattttttttttctggaaaaacatTTGTATTCAAGAGGAGTAATATATTGTTGCTGTAATAAATCTGAGGTAGCTCAAAGTACATGTTGTATTTTGAAATCTTATTTACTTGCATGAAGGCTAAATTTAGTGTAAGTGCGAGATCAAGATGTATTACTCAAGTTCAACTTGTAAACACAGATGACATATAGGGAAACACTTTAACTCgacagtgtttttatttctcgtttgagaaaatactgtttcagacatttttgttttgtttggtacTATTAGCTTTTTTCACaggctttaaaaaacatttctttttttactctgCATACATGATCTAAGAGactacatattattttattctataatgTTCTCTCACTGTAGACCGCTAAGGAACAATTGCATTAAAGTTGTAATGCTTTCTGATTAATATAAAGCTCAACAGAGCTGTTAAATCAAACCTTCTCAATTACTATTAAATAACTTTTCCATAACcacttcaaataaattaaaacgaCATGTACAAAGGTTgtcattaatttacatttcagattttaaaaacacatctctgcATATTTTctacatgcatttatatttacacagtGATCTCCACCCACAGTTACAAGCTTGTCAACAAACatcctttctttaaaataaacagcacatATTAACttaaaaaggacacaaaacaGGTGCTGGGTGTAAGCACTgccaaagaaattaatattttcattcaatGGCATCTCACAGTAGGTAGTTAAACACCAGATGCTCAGAAGTTGGAATCTGATAAAGATGAAAAGCATATATGATCACGCTAGAATGATTAACCAAAGCTCTAAGGGcaataggacttttttttttttttgcacatcttCAGTCCAGAAATGTATCcaagtaaagtgttacaaaagGCATCTAGCACAAAGTTCCTGAACCGTGCTGCCCGAACACCCTGGCGCATTGGCAACATAAGTGATACAATCACCTCACGTTCAATAAAAATGACTGGCAAAACATTTTCAACCTATAGAAGTAAGTGCAATTacaaaaagtgaatttaaaacattCTTAGAAATCTTAGTTGAATGAGAAGGTTAAAAGTTAATAAAACCAGGTTCGATTTTTGATGTGCCTTGAGTTATGGATCGtaggaaaacaagacagaagaaatattaaataaataaaaatgagcttaTCAATCTGCCTTTCACTTGTATAAATACCAATAAACATCTGAATGTTCTGAACGTATCTTCACTGGTACCTTACAGTCTGTTTAGCAATACATTTGATAGAAGTCCTCTATATAAAATTCGAGGGGTTAAAGGTTGAGTTTTCCTTCACTTGGCTCAGGTGTGTCATCGCCCGGTCATACGCCATGTGCACTGACTTGCGCACATTCGGTTTCTTGCCCTCCATCAGACGTAGTCTGTCTACAGTGTCGTCAATGCCCATGTGATGGAGCTTGTCCAACGGCAGCCACTGCCTGAttgtcaattaataataaaacaatgacttTGATAGGCTTAAAACAGACTTGCAGGTTTGAAATGTGTTTCATGAAATGTATGTTTCACTTTACCAGGTTCTTTTTGTATCAAAAAACAGCACAAGAAAGAGCTTCTCCTCGGTCTCCTCCTCTCTGCGTTTACCAAGATCCAAAACGTCTGTAGGAGGCACAGGGATGGGAATGCCGTTTTGAAGAATCCCTTCCCGGGGCATATTAGGATTGACAATCTGTTGAAAAGCATCATTACTTTAGGCTAAGATAGGTTGAATATACCAAATCATAAATTCAAGTGCCTCATGTGTATATTCAACACCATGTGATCCTTACCATTGCAGGGTATGAGGGGTATCCCCGGCATTTTGCCCAAACCAAGGTAAGAGGTTCCATCTCATCATTCTGAGAAGTTTCTTTGCCTAAAAAAAGTCAAGAAAATGATAGTTGACCAAAACAAATTGTatgtaaaaaagaatatatattgtTGTACCCACTTCCATTTGAAATGCCGTTCATCTCCTCACCAACAGGAACTTTGCTGAGAGCTGGTTTACCACGACTGCGTTTCGGAGGTGAGGAGCTGCAGCAAACAGTAAAGACATACGTTTTTAAAATACAAGGCTCTTCTTTGTAATTGGCACtttgaacacctgctgttaacatatacagtatgtcaggTGATCCAGTCTCAAGAGGGCAGTGTAAATACCCCTTCATATAACGGGTTTCCAAGt encodes:
- the LOC109074768 gene encoding vacuolar fusion protein MON1 homolog B-like, whose product is MDQRSQESGNMEEVQICDPSILPQYLDQTDVAYSDSDVPSENHCVNEDHRMPSDPEGLLESADPTSKESSLPQGPSTDMQQLHIDEDRSLCAGGSETDSGKASEDSALADSGQDDSGEFVVTMLARGKIEEQGLGIKEVSSPLSENGTPLGPPSHRNEDVTADSWRQHRKHVFVLSEAGKPIYSRYGSEEALSSTMGVMMALVSFVQSGDNIIRSVYSDEHTVVFMQLGPLVLVSVSSSRQSEQQLRNELLYVYNQIISMLTQASITRIFEHKKNYDLRRLLAGSEKILDGLLNLVDSDPSFLLSAVHCLPLASSLRDSLSQILQKAITPNLVFSILIAKNQLLTIVQEKMVIDEARLEPADLHLLLNLIGASSAFQAGEIWTPICLPSFNPDCYFYAYISYLDPPECTVCLVLLSTDKEAFYSVAECKRKIEEAMQMQNALNSIAKAHSYSVSQVGVSDLRHFMYKPFDVPDNHRQLTQFTSPEMEAPYSSEEEQMRLLDLYRDMHGRIHSTSRPLKLIYHVAERETLLAWVTSKFELYTCFSPLVTKNCAINAITKLLRWIKKEEDRLFIRYPPKYSTTPNPSKSSKADAH